A window of the Candidatus Binatia bacterium genome harbors these coding sequences:
- a CDS encoding (2Fe-2S) ferredoxin domain-containing protein — MKRICLVCQNVDCKSRGSEEIMKELQQRVADKGLGDLEVRPYMCFGACQEGPNVVLYPEKSWYAGVKKDDLDDIVGHIAGGPDVKRLDTIDSSLKELIYQLLDTGVF, encoded by the coding sequence GTGAAGCGAATCTGCCTCGTTTGTCAGAACGTAGATTGCAAGAGCCGCGGCTCGGAAGAGATCATGAAAGAGCTGCAGCAAAGAGTTGCCGACAAAGGTCTCGGCGACCTGGAAGTCCGTCCTTACATGTGTTTCGGCGCGTGCCAGGAGGGGCCGAACGTCGTGCTCTACCCGGAAAAAAGCTGGTACGCCGGAGTTAAAAAGGATGATCTGGACGATATTGTGGGCCATATCGCCGGCGGGCCGGATGTCAAGCGCCTCGACACTATCGACAGCTCCCTCAAAGAATTGATCTACCAGCTTCTCGACACCGGAGTTTTCTAG